ACAAGAAAAAATCTGCCACGGCAACAAGCCACACAACCAAGTCCAGCTCGGCCGAGAAAAGCAAGCCTGCCAGCCGCACTCGCAAAGTCACGCATCCTGCTGAGCACGCCAGAAGCAGGCGTTCGAGCTCTCGACGCCACGCACGTACGGAATATCATCGTCCCACAGCACGCACGATCCATCTCACCTCTGCCTTTCACGCGACCGAGCAACTCCGTCCCATGGCGCAGCAGTTAACTGCAACGCGCTCTGCCGCGGCCTATGCTGGAGTCGCAGCCTACGCTCGCCAGCACACCGGAGAAGCCTCTGCCGCGGCTTATCTTGCCCTTGGTCACGCCTACATGCTAGACCATCGCTACTCCGAGGCTGCCGACAGCTTCCACAAAGCGGCCACCGCTGGCACCGCACTCGACGACTACGCCGACTACCTTGGCGCACAAGCATTGCTCCAGGCAGGCAGAGGCACTGAGGCCTACGCTCTGCTCGATCACTTCAATGATCGTCATCCAGACAGCATCTTCAACGCGCAAGCCCCAGTCCTGCTTGCCAGCTCCTATATCCAACAGAACAACCCTCAGGCTGCGCTCAAACTTCTCCTCTCACTCTCCGGCAACGACATCGCCACACATAACGACTTTCGCTACGCGCTCGGCCGCGCCTACCAGACCACCGGCGACAACGCGCACGCCGCACTCATCTTTCGCAGCCTCTACACCACACAACCGCTCAGCTTCGAGGCTTCACAGGCTCGTACTCAGCTTCGCGCGATCGGCGTGACGCTGACTGCAGCCGAGTTGAAGGCTCACGCTGACCAACTCTTCAATGCCAAACGCTACTCCGAGGCTGCCGACGAATACCACTCTATCGAGCATGACTCCAGTCTCAGCGCCGGAGACCGCGACACCCTCCAGCTCTACGCTGCCGTCTGCGATCTTCGGCTCAAGCGCCTCAGCAGCCACCAGGCCGAGCATCTTCCCGAAGTCACTGGCGACGGCGCTGCGCTCAAGCAGTACATCCTTGCCGAACTCGCCCGCAACGACAACGATGAGTCTAAGCACGACGCCATCGTCGCCAACATGGTCGCAGAGTTTCCCCACAGCCGCTGGCTCGAAGAAGCCCTCTACTCCAGCGGCAATATGTACCTGCTTAAGCAAGACGCCAACCATGCCATCGACAACTACTCGCGTCTCTACAAGATGTTCCCATCCAGCACCTACGCGCCCTCGGCTCACTGGCGCACGGCCTGGCTCGACTACCGCACGCGCAACTATCCCGAAGCAGCCCGCCTCATGGATGAGCAGATTCGCCTCTATCCCACCAGCATCGAGGCATCCACCGCGCTCTACTGGCGCGGACGCATCTACGAAGACGTAGAGCACGACTACGGCCAGGCCGCGAACTACTACCACGCCCTCACCGCAAACTACGCCAATTACTACTATGCAATCCTCGCCCGCGAACGTCTCAAAGCGCTCACCGGTCATGTTCCAACGATTGCTCCAGCAGCCACGCTCAGCTCCGTGCCGAAGTACAACGACCCGGACCTCACCGGCGATCTCCCCGAAAATGAGCCGCATCTCATCAAGGCGCGCTTGCTCGCCAACGCCGCGCTCAACGAGTACATCGCCCCCGAGATACAGGCCAGCTCGACTTCCTCCCAATGGGGAGCGCTCGCTCAGGCCGAGATATACACCTCCTACGGCGAAGTCACCCGCGCGCTTCAATCCATGAAGCACAGTGATATCTCGTTCTACAAGATGCCTATCGACCAGGTCCCCACGATCTATTGGAAACTTCTCTTCCCACAGCCCTATTGGTCGGAGCTCGAAGCCAACGCAAAGAAGAACGGCCTCGATCCCTATCTGGTCGCCTCACTCATCCGACAGGAGACTGAGTTCAACCCCGGAGCCATCAGTCGTGCCAGCGCCTACGGCCTCATGCAACTTCTACCCTCAGTTGGTAAGTCCATAGCCCACAGAGAAAAAATGCGCGGCTACAGCACCACCCGCCTGCTCGATCCCTCCGTCAATCTTGAACTAGGAACCGTCAATCTGCGTTCCGTCCTTGATCGCTATAGCGGCCAGATCGAATACGCCCTCGCCGCCTACAACGCCGGAGACACTCCCGTGCGCCGCTGGATGTCCACCGGCGACTACAGAGACATCCACGAGTTCGTCGAATCCATCCCTTACTCCGAAACCCGAGAATACGTTCAGGCCATCCTGCGCAACCGCGAGATGTATCGAGCACTCTATCCGGAAAAGTAACCCTACTTCAGATAAAGCTGACCAAATCAATAGAAATTCCAATCTGAGAAAGGAGAGGAATCAACCCAGCGTCTGTCCAGACTCGTTTTCAACAGCCAACCATTGACACCTCCAAAAAAAGGATTATTGTTGCACCATAACTGGTGCAGCCGAAGCCGCCAGATCGAACCAGAGGAGGGCTGATCCGCAGGTCGAACCGGGCATTGGCCAACGCCAACGCAAGCCGTGAACGCGGGACAACCGCGCAACAAACGAGGCACTCATGGTAGCGGAGTTGAACTTTCTCGAAGTCTGGATTCCAGAGCAGATGCAACCAGGAACGATGTTCATGCTCGATCGATCGGAGGAGTTGGGCAAAGCGGAAAATCCTTTCTGGGCCGTCCTCGCCTGCCCGTCCTGTGGATGTCTTGGTCTAATTACTCGGCAGCAGTGCGCTGGCCTCGAAGCCATGATCTGTGGCTCCGAGCAGTGCTCAGCCGAATACTTCCTCGATGGGGAGACAATTCGCCACCGGCCAGCGAATTAGTCGGCCTTTCCATCGGGTAAGGCTCCGCTTGTCCGCATGTTGCACTTGCCATTCCGCTGCTCGGAATTTACGATAGCCGTCCAGAATCACCGGAGCGCGTAAATGTCAGCAGCCAGAAAGAAATCCGCGGTCGTCGAGGAGATACTCTCCGAGCCAATATCTGTTGAGTCTGCCCGCCGCGGCGACCGCAATGAATCTCTCACCGTTCTGCGCGCCTGCGAGGTGCTCAAGGCGTTCCGCAATCTGGGA
This is a stretch of genomic DNA from Edaphobacter acidisoli. It encodes these proteins:
- a CDS encoding transglycosylase SLT domain-containing protein translates to MAQQLTATRSAAAYAGVAAYARQHTGEASAAAYLALGHAYMLDHRYSEAADSFHKAATAGTALDDYADYLGAQALLQAGRGTEAYALLDHFNDRHPDSIFNAQAPVLLASSYIQQNNPQAALKLLLSLSGNDIATHNDFRYALGRAYQTTGDNAHAALIFRSLYTTQPLSFEASQARTQLRAIGVTLTAAELKAHADQLFNAKRYSEAADEYHSIEHDSSLSAGDRDTLQLYAAVCDLRLKRLSSHQAEHLPEVTGDGAALKQYILAELARNDNDESKHDAIVANMVAEFPHSRWLEEALYSSGNMYLLKQDANHAIDNYSRLYKMFPSSTYAPSAHWRTAWLDYRTRNYPEAARLMDEQIRLYPTSIEASTALYWRGRIYEDVEHDYGQAANYYHALTANYANYYYAILARERLKALTGHVPTIAPAATLSSVPKYNDPDLTGDLPENEPHLIKARLLANAALNEYIAPEIQASSTSSQWGALAQAEIYTSYGEVTRALQSMKHSDISFYKMPIDQVPTIYWKLLFPQPYWSELEANAKKNGLDPYLVASLIRQETEFNPGAISRASAYGLMQLLPSVGKSIAHREKMRGYSTTRLLDPSVNLELGTVNLRSVLDRYSGQIEYALAAYNAGDTPVRRWMSTGDYRDIHEFVESIPYSETREYVQAILRNREMYRALYPEK